GGGCTTTATCGCATCTTGGGATCGAGCATATCGCGGCCTATTCGCCGCAGGCGCGCGGGCGTTCAGAGCGGGTGTTCGGCACGCTGCAGGGCCGGCTGCCGAAGGATCTGCGGCTCGCCGGGATCAGGACGGTCGAGGCCGCCAATGCGTGGTTGAAGGCGCATTACATCGCCGAGCATAATGCGGCGTTTGCGATCGTGGCCGAACAGCAAGGCACGGCGTTCGTAGCCGACCGGCACGAGGCCTGGCGCGAAGCGCTGTGCGTGATCGAAGAGCGAACCGTCGCCAACGACAACACGATCGCATGGAGCGGCCGGCGGCTGCAGTTGCCGGAGAGCCGGCTCAGGCCCCACTTCGTCAAGGCCGTGGTGCGGGTTCACGGGTATCCCGATGGCACCGTGGGCGTGTTCCTTGGCCCGCACCGATTGGCGAGGTTTGCCGCCGATGGACAGCAGATCAGCCCCGACGCGCCTCAGCCTGGCAGCGTGCTCGGAGCCGTCAAGGACAAGCCCTTACGGGCGCGCAAGTGCGCGTCCTTGACCGCTCCTGCGCGCGCCGCCGTCGAGATAGCGCGGGTCGGGGCGGAGAAACGGGCTTCAAGTCAAACAAAGAAACCAACCCGAGGGGCTAACCTGCCACCAATATCCATGGCATGACCAAACCGGCGGAACCGTCCACGCCTTCCGGCTCCTCCGAAACTCAATAACGAAGGCGACAGATCACGAGCTACAAAAATACGACAACTTCACCCGCTACGGACAAGGCGCTCTTCGCGCCGTGCCCACCATTCATTCACCGAACGAGCCCTGAATATCCTTCATGTCCCCGCCCCAGTCTGCTGCGAGCAACCCGCGGCCAACATAGCGATGGAAGCTACTGTGCGGCCAATCGGCTACGCGCGTAACGTAGCCATGTTTCACCGGATTGAAATGAATGTAGTCGACATGACGCGCGAGATCCGCATCATCGCGAATTGCGTGCTCCCAATAGCGGCGCTGCCAGATGCCTTTTTCCCGTTTGGCGACCTTGCTTTCGGATCGCGCGAGGGCCGGATCGAGCCCTCGTGAAAAACCACTCTTGATCAGGCCCCACCGAATCGAGAAATCTGAATCCCCTTCCGGCAAGGCCCAAATGCAGTGAACATGATCGGGCAGGACGCAGACTGCAACAGTCTCGAACGGTCGGCTTTCTTGAACGATTCGATAGCTTTGCCGGAGGCGTCCGATCTCATCGATCAGAAGATTGCTCGGCCGTTCGGCGAGAACGACCGTAAAAAAGAAGACGCTGCCCTTGAACCTTGCTCGTATGTATTGCGGCATAGCGCATGTATCATATCACCAAAGGTGGTGGGCACGGCGCAGATGCGCCTTTGCCCACCCTACGAAGTTACTTTTTCCTACCCCTGGCAAAACGCCTGGCGAGAAAATCCGCCAGCACTTCGACGCGCACGGGACGCGGGCCGCCGGATGGCATCACCAGATGCACGGCGCCTTCGGCCTGCTTCCAGTCTTTCAGGATCACCTCGACCTCGCCCGAGGCAATGGCGTCGCCGACGATGAAGTCCGGCAGGTCGGCGATGCCGAGCCCTGCCAAAAGCGCCGGCATCAGCGCCTCGCCATTGTTGACGCGCAGCGGTCCGGCGGGGCGCACGCTGGCCTGCTCGCCTGCGGCATTGGTGTAGTGCCAGACACCGGGTGTGGAGAGATAGGCATAGCCGAGGCATTTGTGCTGGGCGAGATGCATCGGATGGGTCGGCCGGCCATGGCGCCTGAGATATTCCGGCGAGGCCACCGTGTAGCGCGGCATCGCGCAGAGCCGCCGCGCGACCAGCGAGGAATCCGGCAGGCTCGCGATCCGCAAGCCCGCGTCGAAGCCCTCGCCGATCAGGTCGACCATGGCGTCACTGAG
The genomic region above belongs to Bradyrhizobium sediminis and contains:
- a CDS encoding LysR family transcriptional regulator, which encodes MARLPDFEGLAIFAKVVELRSFAAAATELALSKATVSKAVTRLEARLGARLFNRTSRRLALTDAGQKLSERAARLLLDGEAVENEALAQSVAPRGLVRFAVPMTFGLKAVAPILPEFLKEYPDVAIDLHLSDAMVDLIGEGFDAGLRIASLPDSSLVARRLCAMPRYTVASPEYLRRHGRPTHPMHLAQHKCLGYAYLSTPGVWHYTNAAGEQASVRPAGPLRVNNGEALMPALLAGLGIADLPDFIVGDAIASGEVEVILKDWKQAEGAVHLVMPSGGPRPVRVEVLADFLARRFARGRKK
- a CDS encoding REP-associated tyrosine transposase: MPQYIRARFKGSVFFFTVVLAERPSNLLIDEIGRLRQSYRIVQESRPFETVAVCVLPDHVHCIWALPEGDSDFSIRWGLIKSGFSRGLDPALARSESKVAKREKGIWQRRYWEHAIRDDADLARHVDYIHFNPVKHGYVTRVADWPHSSFHRYVGRGLLAADWGGDMKDIQGSFGE